A genomic region of Papaver somniferum cultivar HN1 chromosome 7, ASM357369v1, whole genome shotgun sequence contains the following coding sequences:
- the LOC113295685 gene encoding protein trichome birefringence-like 41 yields the protein MYSSPSPSSSSSSPFSVLRLIIFILISICLLNHDSVAIENQHQLLSVRNVNRSQSSKGNCDFFTGSWVFDNTYPLYDASKCPLIEREYSCQHNGRPDTQYEKYRWKPQGCELVRFDGKDFSRRFRGKSILFVGDSLSKNQYESLICLLHSSIPNANYSMVRTASLSTFKIKYEITVMLQRNVYLVDVVSEKIGRVLKLDSLESSDTWMGVDTLIFNTWHWWNRRGTTQPWDYIQEGTKIYKDMDRLIAFKKALTTWGKWVDANVDPAKTEVFYQGVSPSHYNGSDWSEPRLKNCLLEKEPIKGSTYLGGTLQSVHAMKEVLNTIRKPVYLLDITTLSQLRKDGHPSMYGFGGPKAMDCSHWCLAGVPDTWNQILYNAIL from the exons atgtattcatctccatctccatcttcttcttcttcttcaccattttcgGTTCTTCGGCTTATTATCTTCATACTAATCTCCATATGTCTGTTAAATCACGATTCAGTTGCTATTGAAAATCAACATCAATTGTTGTCAGTTAGAAATGTGAACAGATCTCAATCCTCCAAGGGTAATTGTGATTTCTTCACAGGTTCTTGGGTTTTCGATAACACATATCCTCTTTATGATGCGTCGAAATGTCCATTGATCGAACGTGAATATAGTTGTCAGCACAATGGTCGACCTGACACCCAGTACGAAAAGTATAGATGGAAGCCTCAAGGTTGTGAATTGGTCAG GTTTGATGGTAAAGATTTCTCGAGGAGATTCAGAGGGAAATCAATCTTGTTCGTTGGGGATTCACTGAGTAAAAATCAGTATGAATCACTAATCTGTTTGCTTCATTCTTCGATACCAAATGCTAATTACAGTATGGTCAGAACAGCATCCCTCTCCACATTCAAAATCA AATATGAGATTACTGTGATGCTCCAACGCAATGTCTACCTCGTTGATGTCGTAAGCGAAAAGATCGGCCGAGTTCTGAAACTTGACTCACTAGAAAGTAGTGACACATGGATGGGAGTCGATACGTTAATCTTCAACACATGGCATTGGTGGAACCGTAGAGGCACTACACAACC GTGGGATTACATTCAAGAAGGAACTAAAATATACAAAGACATGGATCGTCTGATTGCTTTCAAGAAGGCATTAACCACTTGGGGTAAATGGGTCGATGCCAATGTTGATCCTGCAAAAACCGAAGTCTTCTATCAAGGGGTATCTCCCTCTCATTACAA TGGAAGTGACTGGAGTGAGCCGCGATTGAAGAATTGTTTACTAGAGAAGGAACCTATAAAAGGTTCGACATACTTGGGAGGTACTCTGCAGTCGGTACATGCAATGAAAGAAGTCTTGAACACAATAAGAAAGCCAGTGTATTTGCTGGATATAACAACTCTTTCTCAGCTAAGAAAAGATGGGCACCCATCTATGTACGGTTTTGGTGGTCCAAAAGCAATGGATTGCAGTCATTGGTGCCTTGCTGGTGTTCCTGATACCTGGAACCAGATCCTATATAATGCTATTCTTTAA